The following coding sequences lie in one Niabella agricola genomic window:
- a CDS encoding RHS repeat domain-containing protein, translating into MRKKNMNLPGILAFLLLSVAAPRTLNGQAINQFDYHSNMKNVPSPNTATLNTYGDVPVDLFTGTADISVPLLNVSNNGIQLPVTLSYQSGGIKVNDQPGWAGMGWNVVAGGSISRKVNQYPDEYFNRNFDLVSSGKADWGYYFVGKALNRSNWNTTTFMKAKLNGTPADSLTDLEPDEFTFNFGPYSGSFFRSEKGDWQVRSKQNLKLEITDELDYTGNYKLYRLFSVTDDSTFNNDHSGYEEIGSVFTKFTITTPDGYRYIFGEDTAAIEFSRGQIGGPAGTPQEGLAANEDRENRITANTWYLSRIITPAGDTTTLVYKRGRALYQKNLFRPLYAQNTLGPSTFDSDIIHVATAVNPSYLSRIETPTTRVDFITSRAKELGITTAFYGPAGTTEAEFKKTITYAWGGDLMYDWLFPNSTKLPNNNLQLDSIKIYNKISGAYVNGIRLYHRADITKRRTLDSLAFFDYTDASNIQKYKFTYSDVDLLPGYETLSRDHWGYANGRPESLGFTWPDRSPSSSAVLYGLLKKIIYPTGGETEFLFEPGYYSSVIKVDPNNLSSPVSLVTESGFASIRIKKITSRGIYGSPDMTREYIYTNNYAGGGSVSSGILGAYPRYIDKVKFRNTGGGVCAGDFYLTNRTDNAVEWLSQASGGIVTYSEVAEKSADGSYRVVKFTNSDDPAYRDELHDNYTNGGPAGTLGMVLENDNYRTTSNDLERGKVLNEALYNASGTKVKESVYTYRNDPARKNSFIKAFAFKTLYERGGSSCSGTWPTGGGPRAWTYRIYTYQNPLKSVTETQYESGNAITTSQSFVYDDYGNVTQQTTVNSAGEMLITDTRYNSHPDYQGTATGASALGIKRLLANYKIKNYPVEQTTLLQPSDPLEGTFTNGTLYMYDLNRPVVWRVYKMELDAPFRKYTVSGGTGTLNYIPSMYASGSLSFNSKYQLQENVTAYTSAKCLPLTVAQKASSVAYTWDNRFQSVSSITTSAVNSDVAYCNFEGSYGVIDDNKGNWDFGADYIESSATAPMGNKVLRLVSNTLGAQHELRTMDSLVAGKRYVFSFWIPAPVVASKFPKAYINNTTLLPDATAKKTVNGWVYHELAFTAENRKLYVRLPNAASGTVSNTLDEVRLYPEGAAMKSYTYDAVNGNVTNSCDEHGVITHYEYDGMGRLVRIKDEQGNIINQNTYKYQGAE; encoded by the coding sequence ATGAGAAAGAAGAATATGAACCTACCCGGCATACTGGCATTCCTACTTTTATCTGTGGCAGCGCCCAGGACGCTGAACGGGCAGGCGATAAACCAGTTCGACTATCATAGCAATATGAAAAATGTGCCTTCGCCCAATACCGCTACTTTAAATACCTATGGTGATGTACCGGTTGACCTCTTCACAGGTACGGCAGATATTTCGGTGCCGTTGCTGAACGTAAGCAACAATGGCATACAGCTGCCGGTAACGCTTTCCTACCAAAGCGGTGGTATTAAGGTGAATGACCAGCCGGGCTGGGCGGGAATGGGCTGGAATGTCGTGGCGGGCGGAAGTATCAGCCGGAAAGTTAACCAGTACCCTGATGAGTACTTTAACCGGAACTTTGACCTGGTCAGCAGCGGAAAAGCTGATTGGGGCTATTACTTTGTCGGCAAGGCCCTGAACCGTTCCAACTGGAACACCACGACTTTCATGAAAGCAAAGCTGAATGGTACTCCTGCGGATTCCCTGACAGACCTCGAACCGGATGAATTCACGTTCAACTTCGGCCCCTACAGCGGCAGCTTCTTCCGGTCAGAAAAAGGTGACTGGCAGGTCAGGAGCAAGCAGAACCTGAAGCTGGAGATAACAGATGAGCTGGATTATACGGGAAATTATAAGCTATACCGCCTTTTCAGCGTTACTGACGATTCAACATTTAATAATGATCACAGCGGCTATGAAGAGATAGGCAGCGTATTTACCAAATTTACCATCACCACCCCGGATGGCTACCGGTATATTTTTGGGGAAGATACCGCAGCCATTGAGTTTTCCCGCGGGCAGATCGGCGGACCAGCTGGTACCCCCCAGGAAGGCCTGGCTGCTAACGAGGACCGGGAGAACAGGATCACGGCAAATACCTGGTACCTTTCCAGAATCATTACGCCGGCAGGTGACACGACGACGCTGGTGTACAAAAGGGGCCGCGCGCTTTATCAAAAGAACCTGTTCCGGCCGCTGTATGCCCAAAATACCCTTGGCCCATCTACCTTCGACAGTGATATTATACACGTCGCGACCGCTGTCAATCCTTCTTACCTGTCCCGGATCGAAACCCCGACCACCAGGGTCGATTTTATCACCTCCAGAGCAAAAGAGCTGGGCATTACCACCGCCTTTTATGGTCCTGCAGGCACCACTGAGGCAGAGTTTAAAAAGACCATCACCTATGCCTGGGGCGGCGATCTTATGTATGACTGGTTATTTCCTAATTCAACTAAACTTCCCAATAATAACCTGCAGCTGGATTCTATAAAGATCTATAATAAGATCAGTGGCGCCTATGTCAATGGGATCAGGTTGTATCACCGCGCCGACATCACCAAGCGCAGGACGCTGGACTCTTTGGCATTCTTCGACTATACCGATGCTTCAAACATACAGAAATATAAATTCACCTACAGTGATGTGGATCTGCTGCCCGGCTATGAAACGCTCAGCCGGGACCATTGGGGATATGCCAATGGCAGGCCGGAGTCCCTGGGTTTTACCTGGCCCGACAGGTCGCCTAGTTCCAGTGCAGTGCTTTACGGGCTTCTTAAGAAAATAATTTACCCGACCGGCGGAGAGACCGAGTTCCTCTTTGAGCCAGGCTATTACAGTTCCGTCATTAAAGTCGATCCGAACAACCTGTCCAGCCCCGTCTCGCTGGTAACGGAATCCGGTTTTGCCAGCATCAGGATAAAGAAAATTACGAGCAGGGGGATCTACGGCTCGCCGGATATGACCAGGGAGTACATCTATACGAATAACTATGCCGGCGGCGGCAGTGTCTCCAGCGGCATATTAGGCGCTTATCCACGGTATATTGATAAAGTCAAATTCCGCAATACCGGCGGCGGTGTCTGCGCCGGCGACTTCTACCTTACAAACCGCACAGACAACGCAGTAGAGTGGCTGAGTCAAGCTTCCGGCGGTATCGTTACCTATTCCGAAGTGGCGGAAAAATCGGCCGACGGGAGCTACCGGGTGGTGAAATTCACCAATAGCGACGACCCTGCCTACCGGGATGAGCTTCACGATAACTATACCAACGGAGGCCCGGCCGGTACCCTCGGGATGGTATTGGAGAATGACAATTACCGAACCACCTCCAATGACCTGGAAAGAGGCAAGGTGCTTAATGAAGCGCTTTATAATGCTTCCGGTACTAAAGTAAAGGAGAGCGTCTATACCTATCGCAACGACCCTGCAAGAAAGAACAGCTTCATAAAGGCATTTGCCTTTAAAACGTTATATGAGCGCGGGGGATCCTCCTGCTCCGGAACCTGGCCTACCGGCGGCGGCCCCCGTGCCTGGACCTACCGGATCTATACTTACCAGAATCCACTGAAAAGCGTTACCGAAACGCAGTATGAAAGCGGAAATGCTATAACCACCAGCCAGTCCTTTGTGTATGATGATTATGGCAATGTTACACAGCAAACCACGGTCAACAGCGCCGGGGAAATGCTGATCACCGATACCCGCTATAACAGCCATCCCGATTATCAGGGAACAGCGACCGGCGCCTCTGCACTGGGTATCAAAAGACTGTTGGCCAATTATAAGATTAAGAACTACCCGGTGGAGCAGACAACATTATTGCAGCCCTCTGACCCGCTCGAAGGGACATTTACCAATGGTACCTTGTATATGTATGACCTGAACAGGCCGGTAGTATGGCGGGTCTATAAAATGGAGCTGGATGCGCCTTTCAGGAAATATACGGTTTCGGGAGGTACCGGTACGCTGAACTATATCCCTTCTATGTACGCTTCCGGCAGCTTATCCTTTAACAGCAAATACCAGCTGCAGGAGAATGTAACGGCCTATACGTCCGCGAAATGCCTGCCGCTCACCGTTGCGCAGAAAGCATCATCTGTGGCTTATACCTGGGATAACCGTTTCCAGTCTGTCAGTTCCATTACTACAAGTGCCGTTAACAGTGACGTGGCTTATTGCAATTTCGAAGGGAGCTATGGTGTGATCGACGACAATAAAGGCAACTGGGATTTTGGCGCTGACTATATAGAGTCAAGTGCAACGGCGCCTATGGGTAACAAGGTGCTCCGGCTGGTGTCCAACACGCTTGGCGCGCAGCACGAGCTGCGGACGATGGACAGCCTGGTGGCCGGCAAAAGATATGTTTTCAGCTTCTGGATACCCGCACCGGTAGTCGCCAGCAAATTTCCGAAGGCATACATCAACAATACGACATTGCTACCGGATGCCACAGCCAAGAAAACAGTGAATGGCTGGGTGTATCATGAGCTGGCTTTTACGGCTGAAAACAGGAAGCTCTATGTCCGCTTGCCAAATGCAGCCAGCGGCACCGTCAGCAATACGCTGGACGAGGTACGTCTGTACCCCGAAGGTGCGGCAATGAAGTCCTACACTTATGACGCGGTGAATGGCAATGTTACCAATAGCTGCGATGAGCATGGCGTCATAACCCATTATGAATATGACGGTATGGGCCGGCTGGTGCGTATCAAGGACGAGCAGGGAAATATTATTAACCAGAACACCTATAAATACCAGGGAGCAGAATAA